A genomic region of Bombus terrestris chromosome 12, iyBomTerr1.2, whole genome shotgun sequence contains the following coding sequences:
- the LOC100643131 gene encoding protein Peter pan — protein sequence MGRRKKGRCVKKNKQINTEENPNVAKAPHSFVIHRGLPGEHIVELTKDFRKIMEPFTAMSLKERKRNTIKDFVSIAGIFHVTHMCMFTRTEQGMYFKLCRLPRGPTLTFKIHSFSLSRDVISLLKKQMVYEELFKNSPLVILNNFSGEGMQLKLIASMFQNMFPTINLTTVNLSTIRRCLSLNYNSTSKTIDLRHYAIKVVPVDVSKGIKKLIQAKIPNLSKCEDFSDFLTKGTVSESEAEDDPSNHVTLPQTLSSRGNHANNKSAIRLFELGPRLTLELIKVEDGLLDGEVLFHEYIHKSEEEKLLIKKKREEKKKLKEKRKKVQEENKKKKELQKQEHKEKSLKGMQKKKENEVLLQKIAKESIEENNVVDDDAQYYRDEIGEEPDKDLFERKVGAKRPKSMPKYKVKKQKLGKL from the exons ATGGGACGCCGTAAaaag GGTCGTTgtgtaaagaaaaataaacaaattaatacAGAAGAAAATCCAAATGTAGCAAAAGCACCTCATTCTTTTGTCATTCATCGTGGTCTACCTGGAGAACACATTGTTGAACTTACTAAAGACTTCCGCAAAATCATGGAACCTTTTACAGCAATGTctttaaaagaaaggaaaagaaatacaaTTAAAGATTTTGTATCAATAGCTGGTATATTTCATGTTACACACATGTGTATGTTTACAAGAACGGAGCAAGGAATGTATTTCAAACTTTGCAG atTACCAAGAGGACCAACGCTCACTTTTAAAATACACAGTTTTTCCTTATCACGTGATGTAATATCTTTGTTAAAAAAGCAAATGGTATatgaagaattatttaaaaattctccactagtaattttaaataattttagtgGAGAAGGTATGCAACTGAAACTTATTGCTTCTATGTTTCAAAATATGTTTCCAACAATCAATCTGACTACA GTTAATTTAAGTACAATCCGTAGATGTCTGAGCTTAAATTATAATTCCACATCAAAAACTATTGATCTCAGGCATTATGCTATTAAAGTAGTACCTGTTGACGTATCAAAAGGTATCAAAAAGTTAATTCAAGCTAAGATTCCAAATTTGTCTAAATGTGAAGATTTTTCCGACTTCTTAACAAAAGGAACGGTTTCTGAAAGTGAAGCTGAAGATGATCCTTCAAATCATGTTACATTACCACAAACATTATCCTCACGTGGTAATCATGCAAATAATAAAAGTGCAATTAGACTCTTTGAATTAGGTCCTAGATTAACACTAGAA TTGATAAAAGTCGAAGATGGACTTTTAGATGGTGAAGTACTTTTCCATGAGTATATTCATAAATCTGAGGAagaaaaactattaataaagaaaaaacgagaagaaaaaaagaaattaaaggaaaaaagaaagaaagtacaagaagaaaacaaaaagaagaaggaactgCAAAAACAAGAACATAAAGAAAAATCTTTAAAAGGAAtgcagaagaagaaagaaaatgaagtgtTACTACAAAAAATAGCAAAAGAATCAATTGAGGAGAACAATGTAGTAGATGATGATGCACAATATTATCGCGATGAAATTGGAGAAGAGCCTGATAAAG atttatttgaaagaaaagttGGTGCAAAAAGGCCTAAGAGTATGCCTAAATATAAAGTAAAGAAACAGAAACTTGGCAAATTATGA
- the LOC100648410 gene encoding kinesin-related protein 4 gives MSDSIKVAIKVRPLIKREKDDNLGIQWAIQGNSIVSTDQEVKKRGDGGFYFDHIFDMNASNLDVFDIVVKPIVNAAVNGFNGTVFAYGQTSSGKTYTMMGSAEELGIVPLAVQHMFDAIANTSGREFLLRVSYLEIYNERVNDLLNKSGTDLKLKEDSSGQVILQCKEEITNSPENVLSIMKKGDKNRRIGETNMNERSSRSHTIFRITIESREAGDSNSAIQVSQLNLVDLAGSERARQTGATGERFKEGRHINMSLSTLGLVIMQLSESQDGQKHVNFRDSKLTRLLQNSLGGNAMTAIICAVTPAALEETQCTLSFASRAKSVKNKPQINEVMSDAALLKRYARQLAKLQEELQRIKIENRSAEVEEMETRLQEKDRINQLLEERIELLKTRIVSGDNIAQEESFKCKLKRRQTWGGPGVFNQHLSIFQTKTGLPTIKEVSFEMPQRKSTIQSIDIMNQTFQTAFTDFELELFESERDRESRESDSDEDYFVTKRRNRVTFVDDVYNIKSKNNGIDITPEKSNTSTQTVSYLMSPSTPKHVLRRCISQLTREFVELREFTTLEKQLTCQGNHCCAREEKEQQTEQIKSSLECYKLGYVTEVKEQLAALNLAEETNLESIITKLCTKLNEIQKQNILEKEANFKTMKQFSELEKRIENITSERNEFEYISRELRAELKKKTTELELKIMSEENMKKEEMTKISELEKQMESIISEKNKFERVNAVLSNESTKKITELQKQIENITSERNEFEHMRRELYIELNNKSIELEKLKNNSEKGADTEIINNKITELEAEIENITSENNTFKHMNDDLRAKLNQISLEFKSEIASEQTEKQKAIEKVSELEKHIEQLNSNKQEYDCTNVELKNELHNKIIDLEFKINSEHTLKQEAMDKILTLEKRIEDITCEKNEFVHINNECNKNISELKSTIMSQQTAYQEANNKISELEEKLKNTILEKNEFQHTNSELNTEFNKKCSELEAQTMHKEADNLKAIEKMSELEKQIMNITSEKNELERVNNELHIELEQKDSELNKMVAEQIQNRKTVEKISELEKQIENITSQKDEYKCVNIELRAQLDAKISEFNSYIRQSKAENQDVTEKVSKLENQITSVNFENNELQRINNELRAELNRTTFELNPKTVEQMEYQDAMRKISELEKQIADTISEKNELYCINQQLCTKKTCILKAKVTSEEIEKQKIIEIPDQLKIDNITDDNSTKDELNHIISELRTELDQKTYALKLEQIENQKGIKMISELHKKIECVLSERNEFENLYNQLYTELKKKALRCESTIVLEQTTTSELEEQMENITSENNELKDIDEIRDGSNEKNIELKLRRTTIKDLQDVITNLQTANQDLEDQYQSFLGSESGLSSSKMNGSNADTSYVILNMEAEKSQLEGTLQLKSQELEDIKRDVQSLKADINKLQETIYLLTTENMEMATKLTIEQENAKQSEINLQKTIDELYARISEVTNEKITLESDLIALNDQLESMHSKMSVVYNEEQLLESYRNKIDKLTTENIELSTSITEKNKELENIKESKSLLYDHDCIYTKKIATLQEKNEYLLAENNELSTDLIDKIEENDILKEQCDILKNKIEQSLSINEHVADNDVEHVKMKNNILKAEIAELKTKVTILSEENTKLSTNLLETLDNFDSSQNEKSYNSTLHLSKIFNNSRDINEMEYEVSQEETRETLANEVIALQNKIEYLTCLNKKLSDLKLTSCSQCVHLRNLNESHRILKFEAKDLNQKLEDLQRKFDRKCADIEILKNKIRQELNLSVHDVSSNVIFVDEMNVSFVEERIQSLNNELQILKTEHNKFLVLYEDRCDEVKQLHSGMIANESNTGDSTSKKIPNRAGNRIEQIQNHIDHIKSDMDEIKENSMNFTVMLNEFKTEKANLLDQINNLKDANEELRKTILNNESTAIKKLQILENELTNTNREIEQFSIQEKELESQKLILEVELEGLKRKEQDKNALINQLNEHIFSLKKELENKEELQYLKEQCEKLEKDKVLSKELEQHNILKIKELEICINDLQKTLTNQECSFRELQEKAIYMEKLLQEKEQEIYILTQKLQAAETEVININNNLEMKYKNEFDSVVQRHIKEYENNMQKLNDTLNKYIDENLNLSQELTSLRNVKEQLNEILAEKECLLDHQKMLVHDNEKLHDELNEIRKCIIKELRSLKYNVNLQEFPSKSVTEIFVVLLQTLVSKENEVIKTMRETCEKERQKVEEEKQQCINTEKRTKTWAKELEGEIEKLQADLMEKEHAHKEYQNTISQLEHLLKESTYEKEIFKEKVEALETDFNNLQVEFDKQCKVDNQQEEAILVAQKKEKEVHEMFKTKETELQSKHKLEKEMYEKKIDNLVQTLEFYKTRNLELNNTIEGLEANERQLKNTIEVNLTEIKKYNQNVKKINTELEQLTQAYNEVNQEMEQKNLHIEEITTVLKSKCDILSEYKIKFETIVPEYEMLKEHVKDQKLTIEQCKEEIDMLRREREEQLEIIKDKLNSEEIKNFGLSKQLNELNNKNVTLIDELNSLKEKYEELQGENAKLERKIRNSTSKIKAEAEIEELKELNKRLQNNLEGASNRVVEFQEIRNQTLKDLVDVKGKYEFLMQENDELKRTLSLYKSKHSNSSSLIDEGKYDVLLLEKNKIALELEDKKIILSQKDKEVKEYITQVQELTDRNKELDDELEEYAAIIRERDIEISKLEDKLYSRLSENVLVNEAEEKLKNLNEENEKLRDQVEALKMRLQMDVEKDIELQNESIIRVLKKENLELQAKINSYKIQIDGIESKEIRTNQLKNWDKRLENNLEESSNSVKELEGEKNKIIKELEAHKVLLNQKDKELKECINKLRDLTMKNRELNNELEEYVRTIRNRDAEISNLKVNLGLQSTQNESDSNIRQKLDFFIIENKKLKNEIKELHMRSRLETHDESILKSSTRKQNRTVTADRDEYKDKYEQLKKKIHELELQLVSKNGKIATLEIQIQSESFPYQKKCKELEELVLAFRNKNAELNNEVRKLRRTLNDVNAWECDVCRRWRVNRKDQACQTIPNNTVRFCSTNSGVVEDHVKIQKLEKEKMLMKDLCRSRSRQIKELQDRIQELEAQSSFALRPNEALQDRSNQQDSSIIRHNRHLDIGKNLKP, from the exons ATGTCAGACAGTATAAAAGTAGCTATTAAAGTGAGACCCTTAATTAAGCGTGAAAAGGATGATAATTTAGGGATACAGTGGGCAATTCAAGGCAATTCCATTGTTTCTACAGATCAAGAAGTGAAGAAGCGTGGAGATGGCGGTTTTTATTTTG ATCATATCTTTGACATGAATGCATCTAATTTGGATGTATTTGATATTGTTGTAAAACCAATTGTTAATGCTGCTGTAAATGGCTTTAATGGTACAGTTTTTGCCTATGGTCAAACAAGTTCTGGGAAAACGTACACTATGATGGGTAGTGCAGAAGAACTGGGGATTGTGCCACTTGCTGTGCAACACATGTTTGATGCTATTGCTAATACCAGTGGACGTGAATTTTTACTGAG aGTATCCTACTTAGAAATTTACAATGAAAGAGTAAATGATCTTTTGAATAAAAGTGGGACtgatttaaaattgaaagaagacAGTAGTGGACAGGTAATCTTACAATGTAAAGAGGAAATTACAAATAGCCCCGAAAATGTGTTATCTATAATGAAAAAAGgagataaaaatagaagaataggGGAAACTAATATGAATGAGCGTAGTAGTAGAAGTCATACTATATTTAGGATT acAATTGAAAGTAGAGAAGCTGGAGATTCAAATAGTGCTATACAAGTATCACAATTGAATTTAGTAGATCTTGCTGGTTCTGAAAGAGCAAGACAAACAGGAGCTACTGGAGAGAGATTTAAAGAAGGGAGACACATTAATATGTCTTTGTCTACCCTAGGTTTAGTAATCATGCAATTAAGTGAATCCCAGGATGGTCAAAAGCATGTTAATTTTCGTGACAGTAAATTAACACGATTACTTCAAAATTCACTAGGTGGTAATGCCATGACAGCAATAATATGTGCTGTGACTCCTGCTGCTTTAGAAGAGACTCAGTGTACTTTGTC tTTTGCCTCTCGGGCGAAAAGTGTGAAAAACAAACCACAAATTAATGAAGTCATGTCCGATGCGGCACTTTTGAAACGCTATGCAAGACAACTAGCTAAACTTCAAGAAGAATTGCAg AGAATAAAGATTGAAAATCGATCTGCAGAAGTTGAAGAAATGGAAACCAGATTGCAAGAGAAAGATCGTATTAATCAATTATTAGAAGAACGCATAGAATTACTAAAAACTCGTATTGTTTCCGGAGATAATATAGCTCAAGAAGAGTCATTTAAATGCAAACTGAAAAGAAGACAAACATGGGGTGGTCCTGGAGTGTTTAATCAACatttatcgatatttcaaaCTAAAACTGGCTTGCCAACGATAAAAGAAGTATCATTCGAAATGCCACAAAGAAAAAGCACCATACAATCTATAGACATAATGAATCAAA CATTTCAAACAGCTTTTACCGATTTTGAGTTAGAACTATTTGAGAGTGAAAGAGATCGTGAATCTAGAGAAAGCGACAGTGACGAGGATTATTTTGTAACAAAACGTAGAAATAGAGTTACATTTGTGGATGATGTATACAACattaaatctaaaaataatgGTATTGATATAACACCAGAAAAAAGTAACACATCGACCCAAACTGTAAG tTATCTAATGTCTCCTTCCACACCAAAACATGTTTTACGACGATGCATTAGTCAATTAACAAGAGAATTTGTAGAACTTCGTGAATTTACAACTTTAGAAAAACAACTAACATGTCAAGGAAATCATTGCTGTGCACGA gaagagaaagaacaaCAAACTGAACAAATAAAGTCATCTTTGGAATGTTATAAACTGGGATATGTTACAGAAGTGAAAGAACAACTTGCAGCTCTTAATCTTGCAGAAGAAACAAATTTAGAATCTATAATTACTAAACTATGTACTAAATTGAATGAAAttcagaaacaaaatattttagaaaaagaagcgaattttaaaacaatgaaacaattttcagaactagaaaaaagaattgaaaatattacttCTGAAAGAAATGAATTTGAATATATTAGCCGTGAATTACGTgcagaattaaagaaaaaaacaacagaactggaattaaaaattatgtccgaggaaaatatgaaaaaagaagaaatgacaAAAATTTCAGAATTAGAAAAACAAATGGAAAGTATTATatcagaaaaaaataaatttgaacgcGTCAATGCTGTCTTAAGTAATGAATCGACAAAAAAAATTACGGAATTGCAAAAACAAATCGAAAATATTACTTCCGAAAGAAATGAGTTTGAGCACATGCGTCGagaattatatatagaattaaataataagtCTATAGAATTGGAAAAGTTGAAGAATAACTCAGAAAAAGGTGCAGAtactgaaataataaataataaaataacagaattagaggcagaaattgaaaatattacatCCGAGAATAATACGTTTAAACATATGAACGATGACTTACGCGCCAAATTAAATCAGATATCGTTAGAATTCAAATCAGAAATTGCTTCAGAACAGACTGAGAAACAAAAAGCAATTGAAAAAGTATCTGAATTAGAAAAACATATCGAACAACTTAATTCAAATAAACAAGAATATGACTGTACCAATGTTgaattgaaaaatgaattacATAACAAAATTATAGACTTGGAATTCAAAATTAACTCAGAACATACTTTGAAGCAAGAAGCAATGGACAAAATTTTAACATTAGAAAAACGAATTGAAGATATTACTtgtgaaaaaaatgaatttgtaCATATAAACAATGAATGCAATAAGAATATTTCAGAACTAAAATCTACAATTATGTCGCAACAAACTGCATATCAAGAAGCAAATAATAAGATTTCtgaattagaagaaaaattgaaaaatacaatattggagaaaaatgaatttcaacACACTAATAGTGAACTAAATACCGAATTCAATAAAAAGTGTTCTGAACTTGAGGCACAAACAATGCATAAGGAAGCTGACAATTTGAAAGCAATTGAAAAAATGTCTGAACTGGAGAAACAGATCATGAATATAACATCTGAGAAAAACGAACTTGAACGCGTTaataatgaattacatatcgAATTAGAGCAAAAAGATTCTGAACTAAACAAGATGGTAGCAGAGCAAATTCAAAATCGGAAAACAGTGGAAAAAATTTCCGAATTagaaaaacaaattgaaaatataacatCTCAAAAAGATGAATATAAGTGTGTAAATATTGAATTACGTGCCCAATTAGATGCAAAAATTTCTGAATTCAATTCGTATATAAGACAAAGTAAAGCTGAAAATCAAGATGTAACGGAAAAAGTTTCTAAACTTGAAAATCAGATTACAAGCGTGAATTTTGAAAACAATGAGCTTCAACGTATCAATAATGAATTACGTGCCGAATTGAATCGAACAACTTTTGAGTTGAATCCCAAGACAGTAGAACAAATGGAATATCAAGATGCAATGAGAAAAATTTCGGAACTTGAAAAACAAATTGCGGATACGATATCTGAAAAGAATGAATTATACTGTATTAATCAACAATTATGCACTAAAAAAACTTGTATATTAAAGGCTAAAGTGACATCAGAAGAGAttgaaaaacagaaaataattgaaatacctGACCAACTAAAAATTGACAATATAACAGATGACAACTCTACAAAAGATGAATTAAACCATATTATTAGTGAATTACGTACTGAGTTGGATCAAAAAACTTACGCATTAAAGTTAGAACAAATTGAGAAtcagaaaggaataaaaatgatctccgaattacataaaaaaatagaatGTGTCCTATCAGAAcgaaatgaatttgaaaatctGTATAACCAATTATATACTGAACTCAAGAAAAAAGCTCTTAGATGTGAATCAACAATTGTATTAGAGCAAACTACAACTTCTGAATTAGAGGAGCAAATGGAAAACATTACCTCAGAAAATAATGAACTTAAAGATATCGACGAAATACGTGATGGATCAAATGAGAAGAATATAGAATTGAAGTTAAGAAGAACCACAATAAAGGATTTACAAGATGTAATAACAAATCTTCAAACTGCGAATCAAGATTTAGAAGATCAATATCAATCATTTTTAGGAAGTGAATCTGGTCTGTCTTCTTCAAAAATGAATGGAAGCAATGCTGATACTTCATATGTAATTCTAAATATGGAAGCAGAGAAAAGTCAATTAGAAGGAACTCTCCAACTAAAAAGTCAGGAGTTGGAAGATATAAAAAGAGATGTTCAAAGCCTTAAAGCGGACATAAACAAATTGCAGGAAACTATTTATCTGTTAACAACTGAAAATATGGAAATGGCTACAAAATTAACTATAGAGCAAGAGAATGCAAAACAAAGTGAAATTAATCTCCAGAAAACAATTGATGAACTTTATGCGCGTATTTCTGAAGTTACGAATGAAAAGATTACTTTAGAAAGTGATTTAATAGCTTTGAATGATCAATTGGAATCTATGCATTCTAAGATGTCAGTAGTATATAATGAAGAACAGTTGTTAGAATCATACcgaaataaaatcgataaactAACTACAGAAAACATTGAATTGTCAACCTCTATcacagaaaaaaataaagagcTTGAGAACATCAAAGAAAGTAAATCACTTTTATATGATCACGATTGTATTTATACAAAGAAGATAGCTACCCTTCAAGAAAAGAATGAGTATTTGCTAGCTGAAAATAATGAACTTTCTACAGACTTGATAgacaaaatagaagaaaatgataTATTGAAGGAGCAATGTGatatactaaaaaataagataGAGCAATCACTATCAATAAATGAACATGTTGCTGACAATGACGTAGAACATgtaaagatgaaaaataatatcTTAAAAGCAGAAATTGCAGAATTAAAAACAAAAGTAACAATATTATcagaagaaaatacaaaactTTCTACTAACCTATTAGAAACTTTAGATAATTTTGATTCTTctcaaaatgaaaaatcatataATAGTACTTTGCatttatcgaaaatattcaataatagtAGAGACATCAATGAAATGGAATACGAAGTATCACAAGAAGAAACACGGGAAACACTGGCAAATGAAGTGATAGCATTGCAGAACAAAATCGAATATCTGACGTGCTTGAATAAAAAACTTAGTGATTTAAAATTAACATCTTGCAGCCAGTGCGTACATTTAAGGAATTTGAATGAAAGTCACAGGATCCTTAAGTTTGAAGCAAAAGATTTGAATCAAAAGTTAGAAGATTTACAAAGAAAGTTCGATCGCAAGTGTGCAGACATCGAGATTCTGAAAAACAAAATACGTCAAGAATTAAATTTAAGTGTACACGATGTATCTTCGAACGTTATCTTTGTTGATGAAATGAATGTAAGTTTCGTTGAAGAAAGAATTCAGAGTTTAAATAATGaactacaaattttaaaaactgAGCATAATAAATTCTTGGTTTTATATGAGGATAGGTGTGATGAAGTAAAACAACTTCACAGTGGCATGATTGCAAATGAATCCAACACGGGTGATTCTACATCTAAAAAAATCCCGAACAGAGCAGGGAATAGAATAGAACAAATTCAAAATCATATTGACCACATAAAAAGTGATATGGatgaaataaaggaaaatagcATGAATTTTACTGTTATGCTTAATGAATTTAAAACTGAAAAAGCGAATTTATTAGATCAAATTAACAACTTAAAAGATGCTAATGAAGAATTACGAAaaacaatattaaataatgaaagCACTGCAATAAAGAAACTACAAATTCTTGAAAATGAATTGACCAATACAAATAGAGAAATTGAACAGTTTTCCATACAAGAAAAAGAGTTAGAATCACAGAAACTAATTTTAGAAGTAGAATTAGAAGGCTTGAAACGCAAAGAACAGGATAAGAATGCCTTGATTAATCAATTAAATGAACATATCTTCTCTCTGAAAAAAGAATTAGAGAACAAAGAAGAGTTACAGTATCTAAAGGAACAATGCgagaaattagaaaaagataAAGTACTCAGTAAGGAATTGGAGCAACATAATATACTAAAGAtcaaagaattggaaatatgtatAAACGATCTCCAAAAAACTTTAACAAATCAAGAATGTTCCTTTAGAGAACTTCAAGAGAAAGCTATTTATATGGAAAAACTTCTACAAGAAAAAGAGcaagaaatatatattctaaCACAGAAATTACAAGCAGCAGAAACtgaagtaattaatattaacaataatttagaaatgaaataCAAGAATGAATTTGATTCGGTGGTCCAGCGACATATCAAAGAATATGAAAACAATATGCAAAAATTAAATGATAcactaaataaatatattgacgaaaatttgaatttatcacAAGAACTTACTAGTCTTCGAAATGTCAAAGAACAATTGAACGAAATACTAGCAGAAAAAGAATGTTTACTTGACCATCAAAAAATGTTGGTTCATGATAATGAAAAACTTCATGACGAATTAAACGAAATTagaaaatgtataattaaaGAACTTAGATCGCTTAAGTATAATGTAAATTTACAAGAGTTTCCAAGTAAATCTGTAACTGAAATTTTTGTAGTTTTACTTCAAACACTTGTATCTAAGGAAAACGAAGTAATTAAAACTATGAGAGAAACATGTGAAAAGGAAAGACAAAAAGTAGAAGAGGAGAAACAACAATGTATAAATACAGAGAAACGTACTAAAACATGGGCTAAGGAATTGGAgggagaaattgaaaaactcCAAGCAGATTTAATGGAAAAAGAACATGCCCATAAAGAATATCAAAATACAATATCTCAATTAGAGCATCTTTTAAAAGAAAGCACttacgaaaaagaaatatttaaagaaaaagtggAAGCGCTAGAaacagattttaataatttacaagTTGAATTTGATAAACAATGCAAGGTTGATAATCAGCAAGAAGAAGCAATTCTTGTTGctcagaagaaagaaaaagaagtacaTGAAATGTTTAAAACCAAAGAAACAGAATTACAGTCAAAACATAAATTGGAGAAAGAAAtgtatgaaaagaaaatagataatCTAGTTCAAACCTTAGAGTTTTACAAAACCAGAAATTTGGAATTAAATAATACGATTGAAGGTCTTGAAGCAAATGAAAGACAATTGAAAAATACCATAGAAGTGAATTtgactgaaataaaaaaatacaaccaaaatgtaaaaaaaataaatacagaacTTGAACAACTTACACAGGCTTATAATGAAGTAAATCAAGAGATGGAGCAGAAGAATTTACATATCGAAGAAATCACTACAGTTCTAAAAAGTAAATGTGATATATTgtctgaatataaaataaaatttgagacAATTGTGCCTGAATATGAAATGCTAAAGGAGCATGTCAAAGATCAAAAATTGACTATAGAACAATGTAAAGAAGAAATAGACATGCtgagaagagaaagggaagaacaattggaaattattaaagataagttaAACtcggaagaaataaaaaattttggaCTAAGTAAGCAATTAAATGAATTGAACAACAAAAATGTTACTCTAATAGATGAATTGAAtagtttgaaagaaaaatatgaagaacTTCAAGGAGAAAATGCAAAACtagaaagaaaaattagaaatagtACAAGCAAAATTAAAGCAGAAGCGGAAATAGAGGAGCTGAAGGAATTGAATAAAAGGCTACAAAACAATCTGGAGGGTGCAAGTAATCGTGTGGTAGAGTTTCAAGAGATTAGAAATCAGACTTTAAAAGACTTAGTTGATGTAAAAGGTAAATACGAATTTCTAATGCAAGAAAATGACGAACTAAAAAGAACACTTTCATTATATAAGTCGAAACACTCGAATTCAAGTTCATTAATAGACGAAGGCAAATACGATGTACTTCTtctagaaaagaataaaattgcaTTAGAGTTAGAAGATAAAAAGATAATACTGAGTCAAAAAGATAAAGAAGTTAAAGAATACATCACTCAAGTACAAGAATTAACTGATAGAAACAAAGAACTGGATGATGAATTAGAGGAGTATGCGGCAATAATTCGAGAacgggacattgaaatttcaaaattagaaGACAAGTTATATTCCCGTTTGTCAGAAAATGTACTTGTTAATGAAGCAGAAGAAAAGTTAAAGAACCTCAAtgaagaaaatgagaaacttCGCGATCAGGTAGAAGCACTTAAAATGAGATTGCAAATGGACGTAGAGAAAGACATTGAACTCCAAAATGAAAGCATTATTCGCgttttaaaaaaggaaaatttggaattacaagcgaaaataaattcttataaaataCAGATAGATGGTATTGAATCTAAAGAAATACGCAcgaatcaattaaaaaattgggATAAGAGATTAGAGAATAACTTAGAAGAGTCAAGTAATTCTGTTAAAGAACTTGAaggagaaaagaataaaataataaaggaaTTAGAAGCTCATAAAGTATTGTTAAATCAGAAGGATAAAGAACTTAAGGAGTGTATAAATAAACTACGAGATTTAACAATGAAAAATAGGGAACTCAATAATGAATTAGAAGAATATGTAAGAACTATTCGCAACCGCGATGCTGAAATTTCAAACTTAAAAGTTAATTTGGGTTTACAGTCAACACAAAATGAATCAGATAGTAATATAAGACAAAAGTTAGACTTTttcataatagaaaataaaaagctcaaaaatgaaattaaagagcTTCATATGAGATCAAGATTAGAAACACATGATGAAAGTATACTTAAAAGTAGTACAAGAAAACAAAATAGAACTGTGACAGCTGATAGAGATGAATACAAGGATAAATATGaacaattgaaaaaaaagatTCATGAATTAGAATTGCAGTTAGTatcgaaaaatggaaaaattgcaACTTTAGAAATACAAATTCAAAGTGAGAGTTTCCCATATCAGAAGAAATGTAAAGAACTGGAAGAACTTGTACTCGCGTTTCGTAATAAg AACGCAGAATTGAACAATGAAGTAAGAAAACTACGAAGAACTCTAAATGACGTTAACGCATGGGAATGTGATGTCTGTAGGCGATGGCGCGTAAACAGAAAGGATCAAGCTTGCCAAACAATACCCAATAATACAGTGCGTTTCTGTAGTACTAATAGTGGAGTTGTTGAG GATCATGTGAAAATccaaaaattagaaaaagagaaaatgttaATGAAAGATTTGTGTCGATCCCGATCTCGACAAATAAAGGAATTACAGGATCGAATACAAGAACTAGAAGCACAAAGTTCGTTTGCTTTGAGACCGAACGAAGCATTGCAAGATAGATCTAATCAACAGGATAGCAGCATTATAAGACACAACAGGCATTTAGATATTGGAAAAAATTTAAAGCCGTAA